Proteins encoded together in one Streptomyces sp. B1I3 window:
- a CDS encoding DUF305 domain-containing protein, whose amino-acid sequence MALEAAVLIHRRNTRVRTTALATTLAAAVLALGACDAGGSDAGTEAGPDKGLTVVAPGKPGEPARTLSAEEAKKAAGDDTPNSADFRYARMMIDHHEQALVLTALVPGRAASASVERLAERISAGQKPEIGAMEGWLKNNGGHGHEEAHEHSAMPGMVTEAQLERLRAARGKAFDKLFLELMITHHQGAVTMATEALADGNDVLVEEMANDVVAQQSVEIDRMRGLMT is encoded by the coding sequence GTGGCACTGGAGGCCGCCGTGTTGATCCACCGTCGGAATACGCGCGTGCGCACAACCGCTCTGGCGACGACGCTCGCCGCCGCCGTGCTGGCCCTGGGCGCCTGCGACGCGGGCGGCTCCGACGCGGGGACGGAAGCCGGGCCGGACAAGGGCCTCACGGTGGTGGCCCCGGGGAAACCGGGCGAGCCTGCCAGGACGCTCTCGGCCGAGGAGGCGAAGAAGGCCGCCGGGGACGACACCCCCAACTCCGCCGATTTCCGCTACGCCCGGATGATGATCGACCATCACGAGCAGGCGCTCGTGCTCACCGCTCTCGTCCCCGGCCGAGCGGCGTCCGCATCTGTCGAACGGCTCGCGGAGCGCATCTCGGCAGGCCAGAAGCCGGAGATCGGCGCCATGGAGGGATGGCTGAAAAACAACGGTGGTCACGGGCATGAGGAGGCCCACGAGCACTCCGCGATGCCCGGCATGGTGACCGAGGCGCAGCTGGAGCGGTTGCGCGCGGCGCGGGGCAAGGCCTTCGACAAGCTGTTCCTGGAGCTGATGATCACCCATCATCAGGGGGCGGTGACCATGGCGACCGAGGCGCTGGCGGACGGCAACGACGTCCTGGTCGAGGAGATGGCCAACGACGTGGTCGCCCAGCAGAGCGTGGAGATCGACCGGATGCGCGGACTGATGACCTGA
- a CDS encoding glycosyl hydrolase 115 family protein, whose protein sequence is MDKHDPHTTGRRAVLGAGLGFTALAATPLGSLMGLAGEAAAAPGGTGPAGRPTDPGAYISFTPRSGAFPLVRAGKAAPIVVSDDDHAGVVRVAGDLQADIERVSGVRPSLSRAAKPRGREIVLVGTIGRSPLIDGLVAAGKLDVSAVAGRWETSLQTVVEKPMPGVDRAFVIAGSDQRGTIFGAYDVSRGIGVSPWYWWDDVLPVHRDALYVLPGRHTQGTPAVKYRGFFVNDENPALGTWAPAFFGPGKAPGHEGGFNAGFYAKIFEVMLRLKANYLWPAVWGRAFAEDDPQNHATAKAYGVVMGTSHEAPMMRGIEEWNRHAVAAVRDSAGNITTPGHDPYGGTGEWSFRRNAEAVTAYWREGVRRMADEDFEGVVTLGMRGNGDVSLPDGDGIELMSEIIATQRAILADELGSDTAVPQVWTLYKEVQRYWDRGLRVPDDVTVVLTDDNWANIRKLPDLENDDRSGGYGLYYHFDYVGVGRNYKWVDTTSLPNMWDQLHQSAAYGNHGLWVTNVGDLKGNELPTQFFLEYAWNPDRWPLESLPEWEERYAAQNFGEKQAEDIAGILRAYAALQSRRKPELLNRKITVDPSKDPAKDSSAIVYDDRATPFSLVDYRELERVTEDWQRLDAAAEQVRRRLPASAQDAWYELVGYAVRATANLYVLREAEFTNLHYAPQGRALTNRLAAAAEAGLAEDFALARRFDTEVADGKWKGFQSQPHIGYGDVDRYGPNAPWQQPELNNVAIADEIFPAVRRIELPAKAEMGVAVDGSPAWWPAAGQDGAEPVLPVFSPYQSQPAQYIDVFNRGSEPFGYRIRTGAPWLIADRTRGRVDAQTRVTFRVDWTRAPKGVSRVPVTVSGPGGSEVVVQAVIDRPRVERGQLTGFVEANGYVSVEADHFHRAVGRDGISWRRIPGIGRTGSGMEPFPVTAARRTPGGEGPRLEYRVSLFTTGPVTVWAYLSPRNNALAADGLRYAVSFDDDAPQSVDVTTVTGSDDGTMNPQWARNTSDNVNRTATVHHIGRAGAHVLKFWMVDPTVVLQNLVVDTGGLKPSYLGPPESLRLG, encoded by the coding sequence ATGGACAAGCACGACCCGCACACCACCGGCCGCAGGGCCGTCCTCGGGGCCGGCCTCGGATTCACGGCACTGGCCGCGACGCCGCTCGGGTCGCTGATGGGCCTCGCCGGTGAGGCGGCCGCCGCTCCGGGTGGCACCGGTCCTGCCGGCCGGCCCACCGACCCGGGCGCGTACATCTCCTTCACGCCCCGCTCGGGAGCCTTTCCGCTCGTCAGGGCGGGCAAGGCGGCCCCGATCGTGGTCAGCGACGACGACCACGCGGGCGTCGTCCGGGTGGCAGGCGACCTCCAGGCCGACATCGAGCGTGTCAGCGGCGTCCGCCCCTCGCTCTCCCGGGCCGCGAAACCCCGGGGCAGGGAGATCGTCCTCGTGGGCACCATCGGACGCAGTCCGCTCATCGACGGGCTGGTCGCGGCAGGAAAGCTGGACGTCTCCGCCGTGGCCGGCAGGTGGGAGACGAGCCTGCAGACCGTGGTGGAGAAGCCGATGCCCGGCGTCGACCGCGCCTTCGTCATCGCGGGCAGCGACCAGCGTGGCACGATCTTCGGCGCCTACGACGTGTCCCGGGGCATCGGTGTCTCCCCCTGGTACTGGTGGGACGACGTCCTTCCCGTGCACCGCGACGCGCTGTACGTCCTGCCCGGCAGGCACACCCAGGGCACCCCCGCGGTGAAGTACCGCGGGTTCTTCGTCAACGACGAGAACCCGGCGCTCGGGACCTGGGCCCCCGCCTTCTTCGGCCCCGGCAAGGCCCCCGGCCACGAGGGCGGCTTCAACGCCGGCTTCTACGCCAAGATCTTCGAGGTGATGCTGCGGCTGAAGGCCAACTACCTGTGGCCGGCGGTCTGGGGCCGTGCCTTCGCCGAGGACGACCCGCAGAACCACGCCACCGCGAAGGCGTACGGCGTCGTCATGGGCACCTCGCACGAGGCGCCCATGATGCGGGGCATCGAGGAGTGGAACAGGCACGCCGTCGCGGCGGTCCGCGACAGCGCGGGAAACATCACCACCCCCGGCCACGACCCCTACGGCGGCACCGGCGAATGGTCCTTCCGCCGCAACGCCGAAGCCGTCACGGCGTACTGGAGGGAGGGTGTCCGCCGCATGGCGGACGAGGACTTCGAGGGCGTGGTCACCCTCGGCATGCGCGGCAACGGCGACGTCAGTCTGCCGGACGGCGACGGGATCGAGCTGATGAGCGAGATCATCGCCACCCAGCGCGCGATCCTCGCGGACGAGCTCGGCAGCGACACGGCGGTCCCGCAGGTGTGGACCCTCTACAAGGAGGTCCAGCGCTACTGGGACCGCGGACTGCGCGTCCCCGACGACGTCACGGTGGTCCTCACGGACGACAACTGGGCCAACATCCGCAAGTTGCCGGACCTGGAGAACGACGACCGCAGCGGTGGGTACGGCCTGTACTACCACTTCGACTACGTCGGTGTGGGACGCAACTACAAGTGGGTCGACACCACCTCGCTCCCCAACATGTGGGACCAGCTCCACCAGAGCGCGGCGTACGGCAACCACGGACTCTGGGTCACCAACGTCGGCGACCTCAAGGGCAACGAACTGCCCACCCAGTTCTTCCTGGAGTACGCCTGGAACCCCGACCGCTGGCCCCTGGAGAGCCTGCCGGAATGGGAGGAGCGGTACGCCGCGCAGAACTTCGGCGAGAAGCAGGCCGAGGACATCGCCGGGATCCTGCGCGCCTACGCCGCCCTGCAGTCCCGCCGCAAGCCCGAACTGCTCAACCGGAAGATCACCGTCGACCCGTCGAAGGACCCCGCGAAGGACTCCTCGGCCATCGTCTACGACGACCGGGCCACGCCGTTCAGCCTCGTCGACTACCGCGAACTGGAACGGGTCACCGAGGACTGGCAGCGGCTGGACGCCGCTGCCGAACAGGTCCGCCGCAGGCTTCCGGCCTCCGCCCAGGACGCCTGGTACGAACTGGTCGGCTACGCCGTCCGGGCGACCGCCAACCTGTACGTCCTGCGGGAGGCGGAGTTCACCAACCTGCACTACGCGCCGCAGGGCCGCGCCCTGACCAACCGGCTGGCGGCCGCCGCGGAGGCGGGGCTGGCCGAGGACTTCGCCCTGGCGCGGCGCTTCGACACCGAGGTGGCGGACGGGAAGTGGAAGGGTTTCCAGAGCCAGCCCCACATCGGGTACGGCGATGTGGACCGCTACGGCCCGAACGCGCCGTGGCAGCAGCCCGAGCTGAACAACGTGGCGATCGCCGACGAGATCTTCCCGGCGGTCCGGCGCATCGAGCTCCCGGCGAAGGCGGAGATGGGTGTGGCCGTCGACGGTTCACCGGCGTGGTGGCCCGCCGCCGGACAGGACGGGGCCGAGCCCGTACTGCCCGTCTTCAGCCCTTACCAGAGCCAGCCCGCGCAGTACATCGACGTCTTCAACCGCGGCAGCGAGCCCTTCGGCTACCGCATCCGCACCGGTGCCCCCTGGCTGATCGCGGACCGCACCCGGGGCCGGGTGGACGCCCAGACCCGGGTCACCTTCCGGGTGGACTGGACGCGGGCCCCGAAAGGCGTCTCGCGGGTACCGGTCACCGTCTCGGGTCCCGGAGGGAGCGAGGTCGTCGTCCAGGCGGTGATCGACCGCCCGCGGGTGGAGCGCGGGCAGCTCACCGGATTCGTGGAGGCCAACGGCTACGTCTCCGTCGAAGCCGATCATTTCCACCGGGCGGTCGGCCGCGACGGGATCTCCTGGCGGCGCATCCCCGGTATCGGACGCACCGGCTCGGGCATGGAGCCCTTCCCGGTCACCGCCGCGCGCCGGACCCCCGGGGGCGAGGGGCCCCGGCTCGAGTACCGGGTCAGCCTCTTCACCACCGGACCGGTCACCGTCTGGGCCTACCTGTCACCGCGCAACAACGCCCTGGCGGCCGACGGGCTCAGGTACGCCGTCTCCTTCGACGACGACGCGCCGCAGTCCGTCGACGTGACGACGGTCACCGGGTCCGACGACGGCACCATGAATCCGCAGTGGGCCCGCAACACCTCTGACAACGTCAACCGCACCGCCACCGTGCACCACATCGGCCGTGCGGGCGCGCATGTGCTGAAATTCTGGATGGTCGATCCGACGGTGGTGCTCCAGAACCTCGTGGTGGACACCGGCGGCCTCAAGCCCAGCTACCTGGGCCCGCCGGAGAGCCTCCGGCTCGGCTGA
- a CDS encoding sodium:solute symporter family protein, translating to MAPLDWAALGGYFLVMLLIGLWSHRRVGDVSDYFTGGGRMPWWLSGISHHMSGYSAAVFVAYAAIAYSYGITVYVWAFLPLALGTAVGAWLFAPRWQRLRQRYAVASPLEYLAKRYNVPTQQALAWSGALLKVFDVAAKWASVAVLLNVFTGMSMTVGILITGIVTLLYCTVGGLWADALTDFGQFVIQGAAALAMVWVVLDRLGDGISGLATIWDKLPDGHGRPLVGPYTATFLGAYVVVKLFEYNGGMWNLAQRYMATDSPKAARRSAGLSALLYVVWPAVLLFPPVAAAVLLPDIADPQKVYALMAQSYLPAGLVGLTLAGMFSHTMAMASSDANAVSAVVTRDIIPAVVRRARDLSPATGLLIARVCTVVFITISMVVAIEADHFGGVLGIIVGLVAAVMGPISIPMLLGLLPAFRRFGPRAALSSWTLGLLGYVLVKFVLDSTDQTLVIVTPLVTSLVVYVVVGLITPEPDDTADAIVAALSPGPGGDDEQVAAVAPQPAAATGTAD from the coding sequence ATGGCCCCGCTCGACTGGGCCGCCCTGGGCGGCTATTTCCTGGTGATGCTCCTCATCGGCCTCTGGTCGCACCGCCGCGTCGGCGACGTGAGCGACTACTTCACCGGCGGCGGCCGGATGCCCTGGTGGCTCTCCGGCATCTCCCACCACATGTCCGGCTACAGCGCCGCCGTGTTCGTCGCGTACGCGGCCATCGCCTACAGCTACGGCATCACCGTCTACGTATGGGCCTTCCTGCCGCTCGCCCTCGGAACCGCCGTGGGCGCCTGGCTGTTCGCCCCGCGCTGGCAACGGCTCAGGCAGCGGTACGCCGTCGCCTCCCCGCTGGAGTACCTGGCCAAGCGCTACAACGTCCCCACGCAGCAGGCACTCGCCTGGAGCGGAGCCCTGCTCAAGGTCTTCGACGTGGCCGCCAAATGGGCGTCCGTGGCCGTGCTGCTCAACGTGTTCACCGGCATGTCGATGACCGTGGGCATCCTGATCACCGGCATCGTCACCCTGCTCTACTGCACCGTGGGCGGCCTGTGGGCCGACGCGCTCACCGACTTCGGGCAGTTCGTGATCCAGGGCGCCGCCGCCCTCGCCATGGTCTGGGTCGTCCTGGACCGCCTCGGTGACGGCATATCGGGCCTCGCGACCATCTGGGACAAGCTGCCGGACGGTCACGGCCGGCCGCTCGTCGGCCCGTACACCGCGACCTTTCTCGGCGCGTACGTCGTGGTGAAGCTCTTCGAGTACAACGGGGGCATGTGGAACCTGGCCCAGCGGTACATGGCCACGGACTCCCCGAAGGCCGCCCGCCGTTCGGCCGGGCTCTCCGCGCTGCTGTACGTCGTGTGGCCGGCCGTGCTGCTCTTCCCGCCCGTCGCCGCGGCCGTACTGCTGCCGGACATCGCCGACCCGCAGAAGGTCTACGCGCTGATGGCGCAGTCGTACCTGCCCGCGGGGCTGGTGGGCCTGACGCTGGCCGGTATGTTCTCGCACACCATGGCGATGGCCTCCTCGGACGCCAACGCGGTGTCCGCCGTGGTGACCCGCGACATCATCCCCGCCGTGGTGCGCCGCGCCCGCGACCTGTCCCCGGCCACCGGGCTGCTCATCGCCCGGGTGTGCACCGTCGTCTTCATCACCATCAGCATGGTCGTCGCCATCGAGGCGGATCACTTCGGAGGCGTGCTGGGCATCATCGTGGGACTGGTCGCGGCGGTGATGGGCCCCATCTCCATCCCGATGCTGCTGGGACTGCTGCCCGCCTTCCGCCGGTTCGGACCGCGAGCGGCCCTGTCCTCCTGGACGCTGGGACTCCTCGGGTACGTCCTGGTGAAGTTCGTCCTGGACAGCACGGACCAGACGCTCGTGATCGTGACTCCACTGGTCACCTCGCTCGTCGTGTACGTGGTCGTCGGCCTGATCACCCCGGAACCCGACGACACCGCCGACGCGATCGTGGCCGCCCTGTCACCCGGACCCGGCGGTGACGACGAGCAGGTCGCCGCCGTCGCCCCGCAGCCCGCTGCCGCGACCGGCACCGCCGACTGA
- a CDS encoding NADH:flavin oxidoreductase/NADH oxidase — MSSLFEPCTLRSLSVPNRIWMAPMCQYSAEASGPETGVANDWHFTHYAARAAGGTGLVLVEATAVSPEGRISPADLGIWNDRQMEAFRRVTGFLTRQGTVPGIQLAHAGRKASTDRPWLGGGPIEAGSPGGEGWQPVAPSPLPYDEGHPVPTELTVDGIQEIVGQFADAARRALAAGFRVAEIHGAHGYLIGQFLSPHSNRRTDAYGGSFENRTRFALEVVDAVRAVWPDELPLFFRVSATDWLTENAEDAREGWTADDTVRLARELRAHGVDLLDVSTGGLAPKARIPVGPGYQVPFAERVRTEAGLPVAAVGLITDPVQAEKILADGSADAVLLGRELLRDPYFARSAARALGGDVRAPEPYGYAV; from the coding sequence GTGAGTTCACTCTTCGAGCCCTGCACCCTGCGCTCGCTGTCCGTTCCCAACCGCATCTGGATGGCACCGATGTGCCAGTACAGTGCGGAGGCGTCCGGGCCCGAGACAGGCGTGGCGAACGACTGGCACTTCACCCACTACGCCGCCCGCGCGGCCGGGGGCACCGGCCTCGTCCTCGTGGAGGCGACGGCCGTCAGTCCCGAGGGCAGGATCAGCCCCGCCGACCTGGGGATCTGGAACGACCGCCAGATGGAGGCGTTCCGCCGTGTCACCGGCTTCCTCACCCGGCAGGGCACCGTCCCAGGCATCCAGCTCGCCCACGCCGGGCGCAAGGCCTCGACCGACCGCCCCTGGCTCGGCGGCGGCCCCATCGAGGCCGGGTCCCCGGGTGGCGAGGGCTGGCAGCCGGTCGCCCCGAGCCCCCTCCCGTACGACGAGGGCCACCCGGTGCCCACCGAGCTCACCGTCGACGGCATCCAGGAGATCGTCGGCCAGTTCGCGGACGCCGCCCGCCGGGCGCTCGCGGCCGGGTTCCGCGTCGCCGAGATACACGGCGCGCACGGCTATCTGATCGGCCAGTTCCTCTCCCCGCACAGCAACCGCCGCACCGATGCCTACGGCGGCTCGTTCGAGAACCGCACCCGCTTCGCCCTCGAGGTCGTGGACGCGGTGCGGGCCGTGTGGCCCGACGAACTCCCGCTGTTCTTCCGCGTCTCCGCCACCGACTGGCTGACCGAGAACGCGGAGGACGCGCGCGAGGGATGGACCGCCGACGACACCGTCCGCCTCGCACGCGAACTGCGCGCACACGGCGTCGACCTGCTGGACGTCTCGACCGGAGGGCTCGCGCCCAAGGCGCGGATCCCCGTGGGCCCGGGATACCAGGTGCCGTTCGCCGAGCGTGTGCGTACCGAGGCGGGCCTCCCCGTGGCCGCCGTGGGACTGATCACCGACCCCGTGCAGGCCGAGAAGATTCTGGCGGACGGCAGCGCGGACGCCGTCCTGCTCGGCCGGGAGCTGCTGCGCGACCCCTACTTCGCCCGTAGCGCGGCTCGTGCGCTCGGCGGCGACGTGCGGGCGCCCGAACCGTACGGCTACGCCGTCTGA
- a CDS encoding glucarate dehydratase family protein, with protein sequence MTTDLRITGVRITPVAFRDPALLNAVGVHEPFALRAIVEVDTGEGLVGLGETYADDGHLSRLRAAAAAVTGMDVYALGAMHRAVAAALAGDDGTGGSGLTGMITSSSAVDRVFSPFEVACLDIQGKAAGRPVSDLLGGAVRDSVPFSAYLFYKWAGHPGAEPDDWGPALDPEAVVAQARRMTDGYGFSAIKLKGGVRPPEEEIEAILALREAFPTTPLRLDPNAAWTVSTSIEVAHRLEGVLEYLEDPTPGLGGMARVARETPIPLATNMCVVAFEHLAPAVEQGSVQVVLSDHHFWGGLHRSRLLSGICDTFALGLSMHSNSHLGISLAAMTHLAAATPNLTYACDTHWPWKTEEVVVPGALTFADGAVRVPRGPGLGVELDRDALARLHEQYIACGLRNRDDTGYMRRIDPSYEKKSPRW encoded by the coding sequence ATGACGACGGACCTCCGGATCACAGGAGTGAGGATCACTCCCGTTGCCTTCCGGGACCCGGCACTGCTGAACGCGGTCGGTGTGCACGAACCCTTCGCGCTGCGCGCGATCGTCGAGGTCGACACGGGCGAGGGCCTGGTCGGTCTCGGCGAGACGTACGCGGACGACGGGCATCTGAGCCGGCTGCGGGCAGCCGCGGCGGCGGTCACCGGTATGGACGTGTACGCGCTCGGCGCGATGCACCGCGCGGTGGCCGCGGCCCTGGCCGGCGACGACGGAACCGGTGGATCCGGGCTCACCGGGATGATCACCAGCAGCAGCGCGGTCGACCGGGTCTTCTCCCCGTTCGAGGTCGCCTGCCTGGACATCCAGGGGAAGGCGGCCGGCCGGCCCGTCAGTGACCTGCTCGGCGGCGCCGTACGCGACAGCGTCCCCTTCAGCGCCTACCTCTTCTACAAGTGGGCCGGGCACCCGGGAGCCGAGCCCGACGACTGGGGCCCGGCATTGGACCCCGAGGCCGTCGTCGCCCAGGCCCGGCGCATGACCGACGGCTACGGCTTCTCGGCGATCAAACTGAAGGGTGGGGTCCGGCCGCCCGAGGAGGAGATCGAGGCGATCCTGGCCCTGCGTGAGGCCTTCCCCACGACACCGCTGCGCCTCGATCCCAACGCCGCGTGGACGGTGTCCACCTCGATCGAGGTGGCCCACCGTCTGGAGGGGGTTCTCGAGTACCTGGAGGACCCGACCCCCGGCCTCGGCGGCATGGCACGGGTGGCACGGGAGACACCGATACCGCTCGCCACCAACATGTGCGTGGTCGCCTTCGAGCATCTCGCACCCGCCGTGGAGCAGGGATCGGTCCAGGTGGTGCTCTCGGACCACCACTTCTGGGGCGGACTGCACCGGTCCCGGCTCCTCTCCGGGATTTGCGACACCTTCGCGCTGGGCCTGTCGATGCACTCCAACTCGCATCTGGGCATCAGCCTCGCCGCGATGACCCACCTGGCCGCGGCCACACCGAACCTCACCTACGCCTGTGACACCCACTGGCCGTGGAAGACCGAGGAGGTCGTGGTCCCCGGCGCGCTCACCTTCGCCGACGGGGCGGTACGCGTCCCCCGGGGGCCGGGACTGGGCGTCGAACTCGACCGCGACGCCCTGGCCCGGCTGCACGAGCAGTACATCGCCTGCGGGCTGCGCAACCGGGACGACACCGGCTACATGCGGCGGATCGACCCGTCCTACGAAAAGAAGTCGCCTCGTTGGTGA
- a CDS encoding FAD-dependent oxidoreductase, with protein sequence MLRVAVVGSGPSGIYTAQALVQQSLVPDVRVHVLDRLPAPYGLVRYGVAPDHEKIKSLQSSLRAVLEDERITFVGHVEVGGERGPSPDRLKELYHAVVYCVGASADRPLGVPGESLPGSLSATDFVSWYSAHPDAAVDAFTLRARAAVVLGVGNVAVDVARILARGAAELRSTDVPRAVLDALGASLVRDVHIVGRRGPSQARFTTKELRELGALPGARTFVDGAELALDPAWAAPAGGAGAPPLPAVVRRNLEVLRGWAASPPGVPDRERSVRLRFFLRPVELLERAGRVAGVRFARTAPDGTGGVRDTGVYEDIEAGLVLRAVGYRGTPLPGLPFDAVRGTVPHLGGRVLRNGVSSPGEYVAGWIKRGPTGVIGSNRSCAKETVASLVEDAPLLTARDVSADPLGALRAAGLRPVEWDGWLSIERAEAALGHSLGRGRVKIADWSGLLDAAGGGSR encoded by the coding sequence GTGCTCCGTGTCGCCGTCGTCGGTTCGGGCCCCAGTGGGATCTATACGGCCCAGGCCCTTGTGCAGCAGTCGCTGGTGCCGGACGTGCGGGTGCACGTGCTGGACCGGCTGCCCGCACCGTACGGGCTGGTCCGCTACGGAGTGGCGCCCGACCACGAGAAGATCAAGTCGCTGCAGAGCAGTCTTCGGGCCGTCCTGGAGGACGAGCGGATCACCTTCGTCGGTCATGTCGAGGTGGGCGGCGAGCGCGGTCCGTCACCCGACCGGCTGAAGGAGCTGTACCACGCCGTGGTCTACTGCGTCGGCGCCTCGGCCGACCGGCCGCTCGGCGTTCCGGGCGAGAGTCTGCCCGGCAGTCTCTCGGCCACCGACTTCGTCTCCTGGTACAGCGCCCATCCGGACGCGGCCGTGGACGCCTTCACGCTCCGGGCGCGTGCGGCCGTGGTGCTCGGGGTCGGGAACGTCGCGGTCGACGTGGCCCGAATCCTCGCCCGGGGCGCGGCCGAGCTGCGTTCCACCGACGTACCGCGTGCCGTGCTCGACGCGCTCGGGGCCAGCCTGGTGCGCGATGTGCACATCGTGGGCAGGCGCGGCCCCTCGCAGGCCAGGTTCACCACCAAGGAACTGCGCGAACTCGGCGCACTGCCGGGGGCGCGGACGTTCGTGGACGGCGCCGAACTGGCTCTGGACCCTGCCTGGGCGGCGCCTGCGGGCGGGGCCGGGGCGCCGCCCCTGCCCGCTGTCGTACGGCGCAACCTGGAGGTGCTCCGCGGATGGGCGGCCTCGCCGCCAGGGGTTCCGGACCGGGAGCGCTCCGTCCGGCTGCGCTTCTTCCTGCGGCCGGTGGAACTGCTGGAGAGGGCTGGGCGGGTCGCCGGCGTACGGTTCGCGCGGACGGCACCCGACGGCACAGGGGGCGTTCGGGACACCGGCGTCTACGAGGACATCGAGGCGGGGCTGGTCCTGCGGGCCGTGGGATACCGGGGGACGCCGCTGCCGGGGCTGCCCTTCGACGCGGTCCGCGGCACCGTGCCGCACCTCGGCGGCCGGGTTCTCCGCAACGGGGTGTCCTCGCCCGGCGAGTACGTCGCGGGGTGGATCAAGCGGGGCCCGACCGGCGTCATCGGGTCGAACAGGTCGTGCGCCAAGGAGACGGTCGCCTCGCTTGTCGAGGACGCGCCGCTGCTCACCGCCAGGGACGTGTCGGCCGACCCGCTGGGCGCCCTGCGGGCGGCGGGGCTGCGGCCGGTGGAATGGGACGGCTGGCTGTCGATCGAACGGGCCGAGGCCGCGCTGGGGCACTCGCTCGGCCGTGGCCGGGTGAAGATCGCCGACTGGTCCGGGCTGCTCGATGCGGCCGGGGGCGGGAGCCGGTGA
- a CDS encoding helix-turn-helix transcriptional regulator: MGVPGRSGAAVTNAARVLAHPSREEIRVEGVLHALSDPIRLRIVRQLARDADELACSRFDLPVSKSTSTHHFRVLRESGVIQQFYRGTAKLSGLRTGDLDALFPGLLDSVLAAADRQAERLGEAAPQV, from the coding sequence ATGGGTGTTCCTGGACGAAGTGGAGCCGCCGTGACGAACGCCGCCCGTGTGCTCGCCCATCCCTCGCGCGAGGAGATCCGTGTCGAGGGCGTGCTGCACGCGCTCTCCGACCCGATACGGCTGCGCATCGTGCGTCAACTGGCCCGTGACGCCGACGAGCTGGCCTGCTCCCGCTTCGACCTCCCGGTCTCCAAGTCGACCAGCACGCACCACTTCCGCGTGCTGCGTGAGAGCGGCGTCATCCAGCAGTTCTACCGCGGCACCGCCAAGCTGAGCGGCCTGCGGACGGGCGACCTGGACGCCCTCTTCCCCGGCCTCCTGGACAGCGTCCTCGCCGCGGCCGACCGGCAGGCGGAACGCCTCGGCGAGGCAGCTCCGCAGGTCTGA
- a CDS encoding class I SAM-dependent methyltransferase, with the protein MSTAHGPTFRELAEQALSSTMRGYDLLAPKFDRSPYRTPDRVLEAVGRAVRPLGPFDRGLDVCCGTGAGVGVLRGLCRERVTGVDFSAGMLAVARSAHTPAAGGPAVDWVRADARALPFAPVFDLALSFGAFGHFLPAERPDLFAQVRAALRPGGRFAFPVGAPPAVGSLAYWSLFGFDAAMRVRNALWRPRFIMYYRTFPLAGVTDDLERTGFAVRLLPLEELGRRPDGSPRARLVVATRQ; encoded by the coding sequence ATGTCCACTGCACACGGCCCCACCTTCCGAGAACTGGCCGAACAGGCGCTCTCCTCGACGATGCGCGGGTACGACCTGCTCGCCCCGAAGTTCGACCGGTCGCCCTACCGGACCCCGGACAGGGTGCTCGAAGCTGTCGGCCGCGCGGTGCGGCCGCTCGGGCCATTCGACCGGGGCCTGGACGTGTGCTGCGGCACCGGAGCGGGTGTGGGGGTGCTGCGGGGGCTGTGCCGGGAGCGTGTCACCGGCGTCGACTTCAGCGCAGGCATGCTCGCCGTCGCACGGTCGGCGCACACCCCGGCGGCCGGCGGACCGGCGGTCGACTGGGTGCGGGCCGACGCACGGGCGCTGCCCTTCGCGCCCGTCTTCGATCTGGCCCTGAGCTTCGGGGCGTTCGGGCACTTCCTGCCGGCGGAGCGCCCCGACCTCTTCGCCCAGGTGCGTGCGGCCCTGCGACCGGGCGGCCGCTTCGCCTTCCCGGTCGGTGCGCCACCCGCGGTGGGCTCGCTCGCCTACTGGTCGCTGTTCGGCTTCGATGCGGCCATGCGGGTACGCAACGCGCTGTGGCGTCCACGGTTCATCATGTACTACCGCACCTTCCCGCTCGCCGGCGTGACGGATGATCTCGAACGGACCGGCTTCGCGGTACGGCTGCTTCCGCTGGAGGAACTGGGCCGCAGGCCGGACGGCAGCCCCCGGGCCCGCCTCGTGGTGGCCACCCGGCAGTAG